One Silene latifolia isolate original U9 population chromosome 4, ASM4854445v1, whole genome shotgun sequence DNA segment encodes these proteins:
- the LOC141651487 gene encoding uncharacterized protein LOC141651487 yields the protein MRKHVFMRIVNALSANDRFFQQRPDGNGRLSFSTLQRCTTALRVLAYGTSTYSVDEYLRMSDTSIRHSLKSFVKGSLNDINVLQRSPLFIEILEEYAPAVNYTVYGKEYNMGYYLADGIYPAWVTFVKTINAPQIQKHKLFAAQQESCRKDVERAFGVLQARFAFIKRPCLLWDRTMMGKVLMTCIIMHNMIVEDERETYLNYENIIAEFKEDNPTSISGEIRDRATNIALKNDLIEHIWQNFRN from the exons atgCGCAAGCATGTATTCATGCGCATAGTTAATGCTCTATCCGCCAATGATCGCTTTTTCCAACAACGGCCCGATGGTAATGGGAGACTTAGTTTCTCAACATTACAGAGATGCACAACGGCTTTAAGAGTTCTAGCATATGGTACGTCTACTTATTCAGTAGATGAATATTTGCGTATGAGTGATACATCCATAAGACACTCTCTTAAATCGTTCGTTAAAG GTTCGCTTAATGATATTAATGTTCTTCAACGTTCTCCACTATTTATTGAAATTTTAGAAGAATACGCCCCAGCTGTTAATTACACGGTATATGGTAAGGAGTATAACATGGGATATTATCTTGCTGATGGTATATATCCGGCTTGGGTAACATTTGTTAAAACAATTAATGCGCCTCAAATTCAAAAGCATAAGTTGTTTGCAGCTCAACAAGAGAGTTGTCGAAAAGATGTTGAGCGTGCTTTCGGCGTCTTACAAGCTCGATTTGCGTTTATCAAACGCCCTTGTCTTCTTTGGGATCGAACTATGATGGGGAAGGTTCTTATGACTTGTATTATTATGCATAATATGATAGTGGAAGATGAACGAGAAACCTATCTTAACTATGAAAACATAATAGCGGAGTTCAAAGAAGATAATCCGACTTCAATTAGTGGTGAGATTCGTGATCGTGCCACTAATATTGCTCTGAAAAATGATCTCATTGAGCATATTTGGCAAAACTTCCGTAACTAG